One Scomber scombrus chromosome 4, fScoSco1.1, whole genome shotgun sequence genomic region harbors:
- the ascc2 gene encoding activating signal cointegrator 1 complex subunit 2, giving the protein MACARVPLDEQQVTEPGPLGKDRTLPALHPERKEERYFVPYKPLPEDSSAAKAEEFLENTRFITEDLEWLLALPHDKFWCQVVFDESLQRCLDSYLHHAPRGLDIGALPSSPAVAEMQRSVHRMVFLTFLRMATHKESKENFITPVVFGEIIYDNFLFDIPKILDLCMLFGKGNSQLLHKMIENIFTQQPSYYNDLDETVPTVLEVFDTILGRCGLQCEGAVAMEPMKLNAHKQPTAMTMSQQELVDIILYLCDSTTTIHAFLDIFPAACSSFHSHSFLDRLTSFYETAVPDLEKVLRKRNFDDKGLHDDVWKRLSHSCRKMVETAHLVLHHICLQPILEGGENMQSFAEELLQHFTSFLPEKRFLSDYDEQFPIADDISLLQQAFPVIDETRTSYLLEGVQSAWDSVGRRKPQSHNQLRASSAFDGAVAGASSSAGFHEVREPAEGGESLRGAEAMLDVPRKGNNGAVCDVSEAELESLLTCIRDLLPDLGEGFLMACLQEYNYNSELVINNILEDRLAPNLDKLDRAMPRPVKEELPDLLGTRSNVFDDDEFDIFRRDQVDMSRIWKGRRKGENAREMLDDKQHIAEQKARYQSYETVVDVVEVEPGESAASYGLEDYDDEYDDTYDMNQVGANDLDGDSLLNRRPFTVPQVLRKVNKHEEVEEGEDEDEEEESIPNNVNRDQFVQDPALLRERAEARRAAMQQRKGFRPERTSNVAGRPKGQGQTTETFLDRRKKEANKSRGANHNRRNMADRKRNKGMIPS; this is encoded by the exons ATGGCCTGTGCTCGAGTGCCACTGGATGAGCAGCAGGTGACTGAGCCTGGTCCGCTGGGGAAAGACCGCACACTGCCTGCACTG CAcccagagaggaaggaggagcgATACTTTGTGCCTTATAAACCTCTACCAGAAGACAGCTCTGCCGCTAAGGCGGAGGAGTTTTTGGAAAACACCAGATTCATCACGGAGGATCTGGAGTGGCTGCTCGCTCTGCCTCACGATAAGTTTTGGTGTCAG GTGGTTTTTGACGAGTCCCTGCAAAGGTGTTTGGACTCGTACCTGCATCATGCTCCTCGTGGCCTCGACATCGGCGCTCTGCCCTCGTCTCCGGCCGTGGCTGAGATGCAGCGCTCCGTTCACAGGATGGTGTTTCTGACCTTCCTCAGGATGGCCACGCATAAAGAATCAAAG GAGAACTTCATCACCCCGGTTGTGTTTGGAGAAATTATCTACGACAACTTTCTTTTCGACATTCCCAAAATTTTGGATCTTTGTATGTTATTTGGAAAAGGCAACAGCCAGCTGCTGCATAAGATGATAG AGAACATCTTTACGCAGCAGCCGTCCTACTATAACGACTTGGATGAGACGGTACCCACTGTGTTAGAG GTGTTCGACACCATCCTGGGCAGGTGCGGTCTCCAGTGTGAAGGAGCCGTTGCCATGGAGCCGATGAAGCTTAACGCACACAAACAGCCAACTGCCATGACCATGAGCCAGCAG gaACTTGTAGATATTATTTTGTACCTGTGTGACTCGACCACCACCATTCATGCCTTCCTGGACATCTTCCCTGCCGCCTGCTCCAGCTTCCACTCCCACAGCTTCCTCGACAG ATTGACCTCGTTTTATGAGACCGCTGTGCCTGATCTTGAGAAGGTCTTGAGGAAGAGAAACTTTGATGATAAAGG TCTTCATGATGACGTGTGGAAGCGGTTATCTCACTCCTGTCGGAAGATGGTGGAGACGGCTCACCTGGTGCTGCATCACATCTGCCTGCAGCCCATCCTGGAGGG CGGAGAAAACATGCAATCGTTTGCAGAGGAGCTCCTTCAACATTTCACGTCTTTTTTACCAGAGAAGAG gttcTTGTCAGACTATGACGAGCAGTTCCCCATCGCAGACGACATCAGCCTCCTACAGCAGGCGTTCCCCGTCAT CGATGAGACCAGGACGTCCTACCTGCTGGAGGGGGTCCAGAGCGCCTGGGACAGCGTGGGCCGACGGAAACCTCAGAGCCACAATCAGCTGAGGGCGTCCTCGGCGTTTGATGGAGCGGTGGCGGGCGCTTCCTCTTCAGCCGGTTTTCATGAGGTCAGAGAACCAGCAGAAGGAGGGGAGAGCCTGAGGGGAGCAGAGGCCATGCTGGATGTCCCCCGAAAAGGAAATAAT ggAGCGGTGTGTGATGTGAGCGAGGCGGAGCTGGAGTCCCTGCTGACGTGTATCAGAGACCTGCTGCCTGATCTAGGCGAAGGCTTCCTGATGGCCTGTCTGCAGGAGTACAACTACAACTCAGAGCTGGTCATCAACAACATCCTGGAGGACCGTCTGGCCCCAAACCTGGACAAACTGGACCGAGCCATGCCGAG GCCAGTGAAGGAGGAGCTTCCAGACCTTCTGGGCACCAGATCCAACGTGTTTGACGACGACGAGTTCGACATCTTCCGCAGGGATCAGGTGGACATGTCTCGTATCTGGAAGGGCAGGAG GAAAGGTGAGAACGCTCGAGAGATGCTGGATGACAAGCAGCACATAGCGGAGCAGAAAGCTCGTTACCAGTCCTACGAGACGGTGGTGGACGTGGTCGAAGTCGAGCCCGGCGAAAGCGCGGCCAGCTACGGCCTGGAAGACTACGACGACGAGTACGATGACACCTACGACATGAACCAGGTGGGAGCCAACGACCTGGACGGAGACAGTCTGCTCAACAGAAG gCCTTTTACAGTCCCTCAGGTTTTaagaaaagtaaacaaacacGAGGAAGTGGAGGAAGGTGAAGACgaggacgaagaagaagaaagtataCCG AACAATGTAAACCGGGACCAGTTTGTGCAGGACCCGGCTCTGCTGAGGGAGAGGGCTGAAGCCAGAAGAGCTGCCATGCAGCAAAGAAAAGG CTTCCGGCCGGAGCGAACCAGCAACGTGGCCGGCCGGCCCAAAGGCCAGGGTCAGACTACGGAGACGTTCCTGGACCGACGCAAGAAAGAGGCCAACAAGAGCCGCGGTGCAAACCACAACCGCCGCAACATGGCCGACCGCAAGAGGAACAAAGGCATGATCCCCTCCTGA